The following DNA comes from Magnolia sinica isolate HGM2019 chromosome 18, MsV1, whole genome shotgun sequence.
ATAAATGCCAAGGAAATTGCAATTTGGTTATTTTCGCTTTATTAGATATTGTACATCCAAACGCTCCAGTTACTTTGAAGGGCTTCAGAGATGCGAAAAGAAGCTTCCCCGTTACGTTGGAATATTGATTGTTCTTTATCATTCCTTTATCCAAACGCGGccttaaaaatttctttttccaaTTATTAGGGAATATGAGGTGGTAATCAGGTGCACAAAAGCAAGGATTAGTCTTTTGAGGCATTATAAAATCCTCAGCCGACAGAAGGGCACATGGTTCATTAATCCAAACGGTTCGTATGATGGGCCTCATCTGAATTGCCCCAAGTACAAATTGGAATAAATCCCATCCGTAGAATATTTGACCGTTAACCTGTTGAATGTCAACCGTAGATATATTGCCGTTCTTAACCGCCTGTTTCTTTGACCGGCCGCCACATACTTCGGATTTCCCATCTTTAgtgcatggaccatccacatcGAGGATCATCATAGCAATAATTTGGgcagacgcggattgcctgcagcAGAGtgttgcaggaagttcctgccctcccaagctaggtggggtccaccgtgatatttctgagaaatccaatccatccgttttaccagatcatgttaggacatgagcccaaaaatgagatggagatTGGACTTCCGCTGTTGAAACATTCActgtttttgtgttttcagttcatcccagtagaaatGACTTTATCAACGGTTTCaacagcatataaacatcatggtggaccacagggAGGTTTcgacggtaggcatttccctacccacctttttctgGTTTTgaaggccacttgagttttggatctgcctcatttttgggccgtCCTAATATGATCTcacgaaatagatggacggggtggatttctcaccaacatcacagtggcccccacctagcttctgaggGCCGGAACTTCCTGCAACACTGTCAGTGTAGAGCCGGATTTGGACAATCAAACCAATGGTCCCACCTGTAGCATATGAAAACCCAAATGGTGCCGTACAAATTCCTCCAGATTTAGCAGATGCTCAGTCAATTCAAAACCAAGTACCAACCAAAAACGAACAAAATATAATGTCAGGAGCAGAAAAGCAATCACCTGAAATAACTTGGATTTTCAAACACTTTACCTTATTTTAATGGCTTCACCTAAAATAATTCCTGAATCAATCCAGCACCGAAAAGGTGTTCGATGAGGCCATTGTTTAATAAGTGATCCTGacagttgatctgatggccccatcATAGGCTGTGGATGATCCAAAACACTTTGATCACCAGCCTACTAATAGGCCATGATCTTCCAAACTGGAAGATTTTTTGGGCCATCTCCCATTCATGGCAATGctgactcaccacatcaatggtcgGTTGCCAACAAGCAGTATGGGCCCACCGGTAAGGACTGGAGAGAATCAGTATGCTCAGGATCCAAAAATTCCTGTTCAGCTGGGGTACAATCAATAGGTGTAAAGGCCCGGTAATCATGGCAGCACGACTGCCGATGTTTCGATATCCATGAAAGTAGCTTTCGCACTGGTATCAAAAACCCCCACCGAAAGCCCCCGTCAGCTGCAAATTGGTCCAAAAGAACTTTTGATCTTTGTTTATATGAAAATTCCTTTCATTAAACTAAGCTAAAAAGGACAGCGAGTAACCAACAAAAAACCAATAACCATCTCTCCAATCCTTTCATTAACCGACACAAAAACCAAAATAATTCCGGTATCCGAAGTGTTACTGTCTCCTCCCCCTCCCTTTTTTTGATGGCTGGGGCTCTGCCTGTTCCTTCCCTGATACTTCCGTAACATCGGCTGCACAAACATTCGGTCACAGTTTCAAATTCAAAAGCGAACAGATGCTGATGAACAGAGAAAATATCCAAAGATCTGGTTGAGATTTACATACACCTAATAAAGAGGACATGCAATGCTTGATTGAGCTTTTGTACACCCAACAAACTGCACATGAGGGGGGCCCGCCTTGTATGCCAGGCTTGATGGTGGATGCATGATACCCAGAAATCTCCAACCCAAAGTAAATCCCAACTGTCCAATTTGCACACAACGTCAAATGGCAAGTatcgatggctaggattgtctagCAAGAGAGATTTAGGGCATGGCACATCCCATGATGGACCTCACCATCCCAATAGACTAGGGTTCtgaaaggtaggccccacatgtaccATTGATCGGTTGAACAAAATAGTTATCCCGATCGAGCATCACACATACATCCTCAATAAAAGGTGTTGAAAGAGAACGGTACCATCAGGACCCCGAGTCATGAGGGTGAAGAAGATGTTATTGAGCTTCTCCATCTTCTTCGCATCCTGTGCCTGGTCTGTTTTAAACTTAAGGCACTGCAACAAAACAAAGAAATTGATAAACCATCCAGCAAGCAAAAAGAGATAAATGGAGTATGGACTGAATATTTTATTGAAAGGATGACCAATATGGTAAGTTTGCAACAATTAGATTCATCCAATTCGCATCAACGCACATGAGGTTATCATGCTTCAACAGGGACCTCTAAAGAATGCATGAGAAGAATTCTATTCTAATTTCTGAGAACAACAGAGGTGCAGATAATAGCAGCCCCTGCTGATCATTTATTGCTGCTGTTATGGCCTGGCTTTAGTTGGGTTTTGGACCAAGAGGAGTTGCCTCATGGATTAGAGCTTTCCAATTGAAGTTCCTTacagatggatagtttggatcattctTGCAtgcagccatgtgggccccatcaagcaACACTTGGTGGATGCACATGAGTCATGACTCGCATGGTATGTGCTCATGACAATACACCGCCAACTATTTTGCCCTCAGATCACAGTCCATGCATGTGCATATTTGCTTGTGCACATGTGGGTGTACCTGTCCATAGGGGTACAAATGGGTCAGATCAGGTCAGTTCAAGTCAGAATTTTGGCAGCAAATCCCACCCATAAAAATTTGGTCTGGTCTGGATCAGGTCCAAGTCAAAGAAAGCTGACCCATTCATTCGGGTACACAAGTTACAAGTGGGTTTTCACACAAATAATGTTCCAATATAATTCCTCGAAAACCCAAAATGCctatttggatcattgaaccatgggccgGACATCAGacatgtacaaactgaaaacccaaacgGTACAGCACAACCTTTTGGCCTGAGTAGTGTATTATATTAAAACCTCCAATCTGAAACAGAAAACCTTGAAAGTAAGCTCATGCTGGTGGTCAGGGTGTAAGGATAGCATTGTGGAAGTCATTGTCCAATCTCAGCTTACATACCTAATAAAATTACACATGGAATAAGCAACAAAGGATGAATATGTGGGGTCTTTACAGCCAACACTGTAGGTCTGTCATGTTTGTAGGGCACAGTACCTCAACGGTTATGCATGCATGAGGGTGGTCAGGTTTGGAAACAAATTGCAATGTTATAGATGAGTGCAGGTGCTAGAAATGTGTGTTCTCTTCAGCAAGTCGGTAGACATTACGTGCACTCATTTTCAACAGAATCGCCCCAACAAAGAGGGGAAAAAGACGaattcccatattatcaaatggaagTTGTTGAAATACGAAATTACGTCTGATCTGGATAATATTATCAGTTCAAGCAAGACCAAAATCAGTACATCATCATGGCTTGATACCAAGTCTCCCTTGTACTAGGGGCGTGCACTAACCAGCTCGCATAACAAGCTGTTTGCCTGGAAAATGCATTTCCATGACCCTACTTTCGTTGCTCACCTTTGAGGCATGCATGTCATAGTTGGCCTGGATAAATTCCAGGTGGGACTGTGCTTACATGTGAGTTGTGTCATTGCGAGCCTCTGCTATGACAGCTTCTAAGAGCCCaagtaaaagaggaaggttgatgtctaGTGGACTCCGGGTCATAAATAatttgccaatctaccatttaaaagtgAACTCCAAATTATTGGGAGAAAGACGAAGATGATAATATTTCTCCACTAACACCCCTAGTAGTGAAGCAACAACCAGTCTCCAGTCCTAGTAAAGGAGGGTTGATGCTAGGTAAGGAACTAGTCatctttttacttttctttttctttttttctttttcatttcttttcttcttcgtttttttttcctttttgttttgagAGGTAATGATTACTTTATTGAAAGAAGGCAAAGATGATGAATCAATGCCACAAGACAACAAAAAGCAAGACCAACAAGAATCCAAAGATACAACCGAGCAAGAAGTAACCAGCTTAAGGATCATAGCCCCACGCAATCACATCCAACTTGGCCTTACCGAACACCTTGTCAGGAGAACGAAGACAATTTTGAAAGCATTTATTGTTTGCTATGAGTCTGTGACTGAGTTGCCCAGAAACCCACCAAGAGGAGAGGCCACAATATACTCCCTATAAGACCAACTATACCACCATGCCATGCTAAGTAACAAGCCAATCAAATAAGGCATCACCCAACAGCAAtggaaaagatttaaaaaaaaactttcccaGACAGTTCTAGCAATAGAGCAATGCATAAATAAATGATCAACCAACTCCACATCCCGCATGcacatcatgcacacatgtaGGACCACCAAATGCCTTTTTTGGAGATTATCAATAGTGAGCACCCTATTCTTGCCCACTAGCCAGATGAACTTATTAATCCTCAGCAGACCCCTACACAGCCAAGTG
Coding sequences within:
- the LOC131233274 gene encoding signal recognition particle 9 kDa protein — protein: MVYIDSWDEFVERSVQIFRSDPQSTRYVMKYRHCDGKLVLKVTDNRECLKFKTDQAQDAKKMEKLNNIFFTLMTRGPDADVTEVSGKEQAEPQPSKKGRGRRQ